From a region of the Panicum virgatum strain AP13 chromosome 2K, P.virgatum_v5, whole genome shotgun sequence genome:
- the LOC120690031 gene encoding probable xyloglucan endotransglucosylase/hydrolase protein 8 yields the protein MGTGSRRRHLAALVAPVAALLLLLLSCSCRGASAAPATSFGDNFEITGAEDHVKTSADGQTWYLYLDNKTGVGFQTKERYLFGWFSMKLKLVGNDSAGVVTAYYMCSDVDAAPQRDELDFEFLGNRTGQPYIIQTNVYHNGVGGREMRHSLWFDPTADFHTYAILWNTKHIVFFVDKVPIRVYPNDASKPGGNGFFPAAKPMYIFSSIWNADDWATRGGLEKTDWAKGPFVSSYRDFAADACAWPAESGPGSGAPSPTGDSWWDQPPAWALDEAQRMDNAWITRNVLIYDYCDDRKRFPAPPEECALRNAGTSS from the exons ATGGGAACGGGATCGCGGCGGCGTCATCTTGCCGCCCTCGTCGCCCCCgtcgcggcgctgctgctgctgctgctgtcttgCTCTTGCCGCGGCGCGTCCGCGGCGCCGGCAACGTCGTTCGGCGACAACTTCGAGATCACGGGCGCGGAGGACCACGTCAAGACCTCCGCCGACGGCCAGACCTGGTACCTCTACCTCGACAACAAGACAG GCGTCGGGTTCCAGACGAAGGAGCGCTACCTCTTCGGGTGGTTCAGCATGAAGCTCAAGCTCGTCGGCAACGACTCCGCCGGCGTCGTCACCGCCTACTAC ATGTGCTCCGACGTGGACGCCGCCCCGCAGCGCGACGAGCTGGACTTCGAGTTCCTGGGCAACCGCACGGGGCAGCCCTACATCATCCAGACCAACGTGTACCACaacggcgtcggcggccgggAGATGCGCCACTCGCTCTG gttcGACCCCACCGCCGACTTCCACACCTACGCCATCCTCTGGAACACCAAGCACATCGT GTTCTTCGTGGACAAGGTGCCGATCCGGGTGTACCCGAACGACGCGAGCAAGCCGGGCGGCAACGGCTTCTTCCCGGCGGCCAAGCCCATGTACATCTTCTCCAGCATCTGGAACGCCGACGACTGGGCGACGCGGGGCGGGCTGGAGAAGACGGACTGGGCCAAGGGGCCCTTCGTCTCCTCGTACAGGGacttcgccgccgacgcctgcgCGTGGCCGGCCGAGTCGGGGCCCGGCTCCGGCGCGCCGTCGCCCACCGGGGACAGCTGGTGGGACCAGCCGCCCGCGTGGGCGTTGGACGAGGCGCAGCGCATGGACAACGCCTGGATCACCCGCAACGTCCTCATCTACGACTACTGCGACGACCGCAAGCGCTTCCCCGCGCCGCCCGAGGAGTGCGCGCTCCGGAACGCCGGCACCTCCTCGTGA
- the LOC120690036 gene encoding protein translation factor SUI1 homolog, with translation MSDLDIQIPTAFDPFAEANAGDSGAAAGSKDYVHVRSQQRNGRKSLTTVQGLKKEFSYSKILKDLKKEFCCNGTVVQDPELGQVIQLQGDQRKNVSNFLVQAGIVKKEHIKIHGF, from the exons ATGTCTGATCTTGACATTCAGATCCCAACTGCCTTCG ATCCCTTTGCTGAGGCCAATGCTGGGGACTCTGGTGCGGCAGCAGGATCAAAGGACTACGTTCATGTACGCAGCCAGCAGCGTAATGGTCGCAAGAGTCTGACTACTGTCCAGGGATTGAAGAAGGAATTCAGCTACAGCAAGATCCTAAAAGATCTCAAGAAAGAGTTCTGCTGCAATGGTACAGTGGTTCAGGACCCAGAGCTTGGACAG GTCATTCAACTCCAGGGTGATCAGAGGAAGAACGTCTCAAATTTCCTTGTCCAG GCCGGCATTGTGAAGAAGGAACATATCAAGATTCATGGTTTCTGA
- the LOC120690043 gene encoding tyrosyl-DNA phosphodiesterase 1-like isoform X2, with product MASASRVRVGTLVPLAKDNAGSSNGSVSAIPIFEGSNVVGRNHLVITDKRISRKHLSLHASADGSIEVVVEGPNPIIVRSEGQRRKVSAQETAKITHNDVLELIPGDYFVKYMDMADDPIGSNGLKKGKRHSEEDSAAVKRNRQIMEDEALARTLQESFAEESTNVSDMASGQTSSLLDSSGSSKRSNKRMHSVGPSNDVPSLTFRLMRVQGLPSWANSSSVTVQDVIQGEVLLAVLSDYMVDIDWLLTACPSLRKVPHVLVIHGEDGASLELLKKMKPANWILHKPPLPISFGTHHSKAMLLVYPQGIRVVVHTANMIHVDWNNKSQGLWMQDFPCKDAKDINKKVPFENDLVDYLSALKVRLIGSVPGYHAGPSIKKWGHMKLRSVLEECTFEKQFCKSPLIYQFSSLGSLDEKWMSEFTYSLSAGKSDDGSPLGIGKPMIVWPTVEDVRCSIEGYAAGSCIPSPQKNVEKDFLRKYWTRWKADHVGRCRAMPHIKTFTRYDGQNIAWFLLTSSNLSKAAWGALQKNNTQLMIRSYELGVLFLPQTLKSIPQFSCTEKNRPSQDGLTLGKTIKTKLVTLCWKGDEETEPSTKTVRLPVPYQLPPQPYGPEDVPWSWDRRYTKKDVYGSVWPRHG from the exons ATGGCCTCTGCGTCTCGA GTGAGGGTCGGCACTCTGGTTCCCCTTGCCAAGGACAATGCTGGCTCATCTAATGGATCCGTATCAGCCATCCCCATCTTCGAGGGTTCCAATGTCGTCGGGAGGAATCATTTGGTCATCACCGACAAGAGGATCAGCCGCAAGCATCTGAGCCTCCATGCCTCTGCAGATGGCTCCATTGAAGTCGTAGTA GAAGGGCCAAATCCTATTATTGTCCGATCAGAGGGGCAGAGGAGGAAGGTTTCTGCCCAGGAAACAGCCAAGATTACACACAACGATGTCCTGGAACTGATTCCGGGTGATTATTTTGTGAAGTACATGGATATGGCTGATGACCCAATTGGTTCAAACGGCCTAAAGAAGGGAAAGAGGCACAGTGAGGAAGATAGTGCAGCTGTCAAAAGGAATCGGCAGATTATGGAAGATGAAGCTTTGGCAAGAACACTACAG GAGAGTTTTGCAGAAGAGAGCACAAATGTTTCTGACATGGCTTCTGGTCAAACATCAAGTCTGCTTGACAGTTCTGGGTCTTCCAAGAGAAGTAACAAGAGAATGCACTCCGTCGGTCCTTCAAATGATGTGCCCTCTTTGACTTTTCGCCTTATGCGTGTCCAGGGTCTTCCATCATGGGCTAACAGTTCGTCAGTTACCGTTCAGGATGTCATACAG GGTGAAGTGCTTCTTGCAGTTCTCTCAGATTATATGGTGGACATTGATTGGTTGCTTACTG CTTGTCCAAGTTTGAGGAAAGTTCCTCACGTCCTAGTTATACATGGAGAAGACGGTGCTTCATTGGAGCTTTTGAAG AAAATGAAGCCTGCAAATTGGATCCTCCACAAACCTCCACTCCCGATTTCATTTGGAACACATCATTCCAAGGCCATGCTGCTTGTATATCCTCAAGGGATTCGTGTTGTTGTGCACACAGCAAACATGATACATGTTGACTGGAATAACAAAAGTCAAGGTCTATGGATGCAAGACTTTCCCTGCAAAGATGCAAAGGATATCAATAAAAAAGTTCCATTTGAAAATGATCTGGTTGATTATCTCAGTGCACTTAAG GTCAGGTTGATTGGATCAGTTCCTGGTTATCATGCGGGCCCCAGTATTAAGAAGTGGGGCCATATGAAGCTTAGGAGTGTCCTTGAAGAATGCACGTTTGAAAAACAGTTTTGTAAGTCCCCTCTGATTTATCAG TTTTCTTCCTTGGGATCACTTGACGAGAAATGGATGAGTGAATTTACATACTCATTGTCAGCTGGTAAATCAGATGATGGATCACCACTGGGTATCGGGAAGCCAATGATTGTCTGGCCTACAGTCGAGGATGTTAGGTGCTCAATAGAG GGTTATGCGGCTGGTAGTTGCATTCCAAGCCCTCAAAAGAATGTCGAGAAGGATTTCTTGAGAAAATATTGGACCAGGTGGAAAGCAGACCATGTGGGTCGTTG TCGTGCTATGCCTCATATAAAAACTTTTACTCGCTACGATGGTCAAAATATTGC ATGGTTTCTGCTTACCTCATCAAATTTAAGCAAAGCTGCTTGGGGTGCACTGCAGAAGAACAACACACAGCTAATGATACGCTCGTATGAG TTAGGTGTGTTGTTCTTGCCCCAAACCCTCAAGTCCATACCACAATTTTCGTGCACGGAGAAGAACCGCCCAAGCCAGGATGGCCTCACCCTTGGCAAGACGATCAAGACCAAGCTGGTCACGCTTTGCTGGAAAGGCGACGAGGAAACGGAACCATCTACGAAAACGGTCAGATTGCCTGTGCCATATCAACTCCCTCCACAACCTTACGGCCCAGAAG ATGTCCCTTGGTCATGGGATCGGAGGTACACAAAGAAGGATGTGTATGGTTCAGTCTGGCCTCGTCATGGCTAG
- the LOC120690043 gene encoding tyrosyl-DNA phosphodiesterase 1-like isoform X1, translated as MASASRVRVGTLVPLAKDNAGSSNGSVSAIPIFEGSNVVGRNHLVITDKRISRKHLSLHASADGSIEVVVEGPNPIIVRSEGQRRKVSAQETAKITHNDVLELIPGDYFVKYMDMADDPIGSNGLKKGKRHSEEDSAAVKRNRQIMEDEALARTLQESFAEESTNVSDMASGQTSSLLDSSGSSKRSNKRMHSVGPSNDVPSLTFRLMRVQGLPSWANSSSVTVQDVIQGEVLLAVLSDYMVDIDWLLTACPSLRKVPHVLVIHGEDGASLELLKKMKPANWILHKPPLPISFGTHHSKAMLLVYPQGIRVVVHTANMIHVDWNNKSQGLWMQDFPCKDAKDINKKVPFENDLVDYLSALKWPEFRANLPVVGDVNINASFFRRFDYSSAMVRLIGSVPGYHAGPSIKKWGHMKLRSVLEECTFEKQFCKSPLIYQFSSLGSLDEKWMSEFTYSLSAGKSDDGSPLGIGKPMIVWPTVEDVRCSIEGYAAGSCIPSPQKNVEKDFLRKYWTRWKADHVGRCRAMPHIKTFTRYDGQNIAWFLLTSSNLSKAAWGALQKNNTQLMIRSYELGVLFLPQTLKSIPQFSCTEKNRPSQDGLTLGKTIKTKLVTLCWKGDEETEPSTKTVRLPVPYQLPPQPYGPEDVPWSWDRRYTKKDVYGSVWPRHG; from the exons ATGGCCTCTGCGTCTCGA GTGAGGGTCGGCACTCTGGTTCCCCTTGCCAAGGACAATGCTGGCTCATCTAATGGATCCGTATCAGCCATCCCCATCTTCGAGGGTTCCAATGTCGTCGGGAGGAATCATTTGGTCATCACCGACAAGAGGATCAGCCGCAAGCATCTGAGCCTCCATGCCTCTGCAGATGGCTCCATTGAAGTCGTAGTA GAAGGGCCAAATCCTATTATTGTCCGATCAGAGGGGCAGAGGAGGAAGGTTTCTGCCCAGGAAACAGCCAAGATTACACACAACGATGTCCTGGAACTGATTCCGGGTGATTATTTTGTGAAGTACATGGATATGGCTGATGACCCAATTGGTTCAAACGGCCTAAAGAAGGGAAAGAGGCACAGTGAGGAAGATAGTGCAGCTGTCAAAAGGAATCGGCAGATTATGGAAGATGAAGCTTTGGCAAGAACACTACAG GAGAGTTTTGCAGAAGAGAGCACAAATGTTTCTGACATGGCTTCTGGTCAAACATCAAGTCTGCTTGACAGTTCTGGGTCTTCCAAGAGAAGTAACAAGAGAATGCACTCCGTCGGTCCTTCAAATGATGTGCCCTCTTTGACTTTTCGCCTTATGCGTGTCCAGGGTCTTCCATCATGGGCTAACAGTTCGTCAGTTACCGTTCAGGATGTCATACAG GGTGAAGTGCTTCTTGCAGTTCTCTCAGATTATATGGTGGACATTGATTGGTTGCTTACTG CTTGTCCAAGTTTGAGGAAAGTTCCTCACGTCCTAGTTATACATGGAGAAGACGGTGCTTCATTGGAGCTTTTGAAG AAAATGAAGCCTGCAAATTGGATCCTCCACAAACCTCCACTCCCGATTTCATTTGGAACACATCATTCCAAGGCCATGCTGCTTGTATATCCTCAAGGGATTCGTGTTGTTGTGCACACAGCAAACATGATACATGTTGACTGGAATAACAAAAGTCAAGGTCTATGGATGCAAGACTTTCCCTGCAAAGATGCAAAGGATATCAATAAAAAAGTTCCATTTGAAAATGATCTGGTTGATTATCTCAGTGCACTTAAG TGGCCTGAGTTCAGGGCGAATCTCCCAGTGGTTGGCGATGTCAATATCAATGCATCATTCTTTAGGAGATTTGATTATAGTAGCGCAATG GTCAGGTTGATTGGATCAGTTCCTGGTTATCATGCGGGCCCCAGTATTAAGAAGTGGGGCCATATGAAGCTTAGGAGTGTCCTTGAAGAATGCACGTTTGAAAAACAGTTTTGTAAGTCCCCTCTGATTTATCAG TTTTCTTCCTTGGGATCACTTGACGAGAAATGGATGAGTGAATTTACATACTCATTGTCAGCTGGTAAATCAGATGATGGATCACCACTGGGTATCGGGAAGCCAATGATTGTCTGGCCTACAGTCGAGGATGTTAGGTGCTCAATAGAG GGTTATGCGGCTGGTAGTTGCATTCCAAGCCCTCAAAAGAATGTCGAGAAGGATTTCTTGAGAAAATATTGGACCAGGTGGAAAGCAGACCATGTGGGTCGTTG TCGTGCTATGCCTCATATAAAAACTTTTACTCGCTACGATGGTCAAAATATTGC ATGGTTTCTGCTTACCTCATCAAATTTAAGCAAAGCTGCTTGGGGTGCACTGCAGAAGAACAACACACAGCTAATGATACGCTCGTATGAG TTAGGTGTGTTGTTCTTGCCCCAAACCCTCAAGTCCATACCACAATTTTCGTGCACGGAGAAGAACCGCCCAAGCCAGGATGGCCTCACCCTTGGCAAGACGATCAAGACCAAGCTGGTCACGCTTTGCTGGAAAGGCGACGAGGAAACGGAACCATCTACGAAAACGGTCAGATTGCCTGTGCCATATCAACTCCCTCCACAACCTTACGGCCCAGAAG ATGTCCCTTGGTCATGGGATCGGAGGTACACAAAGAAGGATGTGTATGGTTCAGTCTGGCCTCGTCATGGCTAG
- the LOC120690043 gene encoding tyrosyl-DNA phosphodiesterase 1-like isoform X3 codes for MASASRVRVGTLVPLAKDNAGSSNGSVSAIPIFEGSNVVGRNHLVITDKRISRKHLSLHASADGSIEVVVEGPNPIIVRSEGQRRKVSAQETAKITHNDVLELIPGDYFVKYMDMADDPIGSNGLKKGKRHSEEDSAAVKRNRQIMEDEALARTLQKMKPANWILHKPPLPISFGTHHSKAMLLVYPQGIRVVVHTANMIHVDWNNKSQGLWMQDFPCKDAKDINKKVPFENDLVDYLSALKWPEFRANLPVVGDVNINASFFRRFDYSSAMVRLIGSVPGYHAGPSIKKWGHMKLRSVLEECTFEKQFCKSPLIYQFSSLGSLDEKWMSEFTYSLSAGKSDDGSPLGIGKPMIVWPTVEDVRCSIEGYAAGSCIPSPQKNVEKDFLRKYWTRWKADHVGRCRAMPHIKTFTRYDGQNIAWFLLTSSNLSKAAWGALQKNNTQLMIRSYELGVLFLPQTLKSIPQFSCTEKNRPSQDGLTLGKTIKTKLVTLCWKGDEETEPSTKTVRLPVPYQLPPQPYGPEDVPWSWDRRYTKKDVYGSVWPRHG; via the exons ATGGCCTCTGCGTCTCGA GTGAGGGTCGGCACTCTGGTTCCCCTTGCCAAGGACAATGCTGGCTCATCTAATGGATCCGTATCAGCCATCCCCATCTTCGAGGGTTCCAATGTCGTCGGGAGGAATCATTTGGTCATCACCGACAAGAGGATCAGCCGCAAGCATCTGAGCCTCCATGCCTCTGCAGATGGCTCCATTGAAGTCGTAGTA GAAGGGCCAAATCCTATTATTGTCCGATCAGAGGGGCAGAGGAGGAAGGTTTCTGCCCAGGAAACAGCCAAGATTACACACAACGATGTCCTGGAACTGATTCCGGGTGATTATTTTGTGAAGTACATGGATATGGCTGATGACCCAATTGGTTCAAACGGCCTAAAGAAGGGAAAGAGGCACAGTGAGGAAGATAGTGCAGCTGTCAAAAGGAATCGGCAGATTATGGAAGATGAAGCTTTGGCAAGAACACTACAG AAAATGAAGCCTGCAAATTGGATCCTCCACAAACCTCCACTCCCGATTTCATTTGGAACACATCATTCCAAGGCCATGCTGCTTGTATATCCTCAAGGGATTCGTGTTGTTGTGCACACAGCAAACATGATACATGTTGACTGGAATAACAAAAGTCAAGGTCTATGGATGCAAGACTTTCCCTGCAAAGATGCAAAGGATATCAATAAAAAAGTTCCATTTGAAAATGATCTGGTTGATTATCTCAGTGCACTTAAG TGGCCTGAGTTCAGGGCGAATCTCCCAGTGGTTGGCGATGTCAATATCAATGCATCATTCTTTAGGAGATTTGATTATAGTAGCGCAATG GTCAGGTTGATTGGATCAGTTCCTGGTTATCATGCGGGCCCCAGTATTAAGAAGTGGGGCCATATGAAGCTTAGGAGTGTCCTTGAAGAATGCACGTTTGAAAAACAGTTTTGTAAGTCCCCTCTGATTTATCAG TTTTCTTCCTTGGGATCACTTGACGAGAAATGGATGAGTGAATTTACATACTCATTGTCAGCTGGTAAATCAGATGATGGATCACCACTGGGTATCGGGAAGCCAATGATTGTCTGGCCTACAGTCGAGGATGTTAGGTGCTCAATAGAG GGTTATGCGGCTGGTAGTTGCATTCCAAGCCCTCAAAAGAATGTCGAGAAGGATTTCTTGAGAAAATATTGGACCAGGTGGAAAGCAGACCATGTGGGTCGTTG TCGTGCTATGCCTCATATAAAAACTTTTACTCGCTACGATGGTCAAAATATTGC ATGGTTTCTGCTTACCTCATCAAATTTAAGCAAAGCTGCTTGGGGTGCACTGCAGAAGAACAACACACAGCTAATGATACGCTCGTATGAG TTAGGTGTGTTGTTCTTGCCCCAAACCCTCAAGTCCATACCACAATTTTCGTGCACGGAGAAGAACCGCCCAAGCCAGGATGGCCTCACCCTTGGCAAGACGATCAAGACCAAGCTGGTCACGCTTTGCTGGAAAGGCGACGAGGAAACGGAACCATCTACGAAAACGGTCAGATTGCCTGTGCCATATCAACTCCCTCCACAACCTTACGGCCCAGAAG ATGTCCCTTGGTCATGGGATCGGAGGTACACAAAGAAGGATGTGTATGGTTCAGTCTGGCCTCGTCATGGCTAG
- the LOC120690092 gene encoding protein LTO1 homolog, giving the protein MDQQPQNDADFLEPSVLLDETHYQEGYKNGYHDGLSSGKEDGRQVGLKMGFQVGEELGFYQGCVDVWTSATRIDQNVFSTRVMKNIEQLAALVSSYPLSDPENEQVQDVMEKIRLKFRVITASLGVKLEYEGRPASSKQDVEDL; this is encoded by the coding sequence ATGGACCAGCAACCTCAAAATGATGCTGATTTTCTTGAACCATCAGTACTCTTAGATGAGACACATTACCAGGAGGGCTACAAAAATGGTTATCATGATGGCCTGTCATCAGGGAAGGAAGATGGAAGGCAGGTTGGTTTAAAGATGGGTTTCCAGGTCGGTGAAGAACTGGGTTTCTATCAGGGCTGTGTGGATGTGTGGACGTCTGCAACTCGCATTGATCAGAATGTGTTCTCAACTAGGGTCATGAAGAACATCGAGCAACTAGCCGCGCTGGTGAGCAGCTATCCGCTCTCTGATCCGGAGAATGAACAAGTTCAAGACGTGATGGAGAAGATAAGGCTGAAATTCAGGGTTATCACTGCAAGCTTAGGGGTGAAGTTGGAGTATGAAGGTCGCCCAGCATCATCGAAACAGGACGTTGAGGATCTGTGA
- the LOC120690075 gene encoding uncharacterized protein LOC120690075 produces MKTKPASGRTQIHPTPSFRCGRRRKFSRGAIMELHGLPSAGHSDDLAKKLAEADLAKKPAEAGFSEEQLEREYFADLIGEMEEEREYGIIRKEMPIPAIVKYHDMLEKIWGWDKLLPKGLSVSWSDYSTYLQEYHHHNVHAVTKDSSVAALAETCLNNEEQLVSELKIQVKPEEERHLQMRKSSILSCLIHKRACSVIHTAGSDVCGAALLCIAKEADLMCELLRRGAHPVHDYLIDHSRTMRMCALSLMNCTSDNSVSASAVMLGMTKEAEMLCMWMRENNKLVDFFDDPVPDEIGDSPLVRYKTLDFVVDILEKSSAAGRNGPGGDGNGVAADGAASTTGGGVSDVLNSQYMKLISGGEKSNKRKMKEEDLLDKIWGWEGLVPLHSDIKWYEDCSSHLEEYYKRNAYDFIAHACQNQQIASSAICKSCLKIEEEPRNSFPCGRRVQCGVPWMMPLQSALS; encoded by the exons ATGAAAACCAAACCTGCCTCCGGCCGAACTCAAATCCATCCCACTCCATCCTTTCGTTGCGGGAGGCGCCGCAAGTTTTCGCGGGGCGCGATCATGGAGCTCCACGGCCTCCCGTCAGCGGGGCATTCCGACGACCTCGCGAAGAAGCTTGCCGAGGCAGACCTCGCGAAGAAGCCGGCCGAGGCAGGGTTCAGCGAAGAGCAGTTAGAAAGAGAGTATTTTGCCGATCTCATCGGAGAGATGGAGGAGGAGCGTGAGTACGGTATAATCAGAAAAGAGATGCCTATACCAGCAATTGTCAAATACCATG ATATGTTGGAGAAAATATGGGGATGGGACAAACTGCTACCAAAGGGACTTTCCGTATCGTGGTCTGACTATAGCACATACCTTCAAGAGTATCACCATCACAATGTGCATGCAGTTACTAAGGACAGCAGCGTAGCTGCTCTTGCTGAGACT TGTCTCAACAATGAGGAGCAACTTGTATCAGAGTTGAAGATCCAGGTGAAACCTGAAGAGGAGAGACACTTGCAGATGAGGAAATCAAGCATTCTGAGTTGCCTGATCCACAAGCGTGCATGTTCAGTGATCCACACAGCAGGTTCTGATGTTTGTGGTGCCGCTTTGTTG TGTATTGCCAAGGAGGCTGACCTGATGTGCGAGTTGCTGAGGCGTGGTGCTCATCCCGTTCATGATTACTTAATCGACCATAGCAGAACGATGCGCATGTGTGCCTTGAGCCTTATGAACTGCACTTCGGACAATTCTGTTTCTGCCTCTGCTGTTATGTTG GGTATGACAAAGGAAGCCGAAATGTTGTGTATGTGGATGCGTGAAAATAACAAGCTTGTTGATTTCTTTGATGATCCTGTACCTGATGAGATTGGGGACAGCCCCCTAGTCCGGTACAAAACTTTGGATTTTGTGGTTGACATACTAGAGAAGTCTTCAGCTGCTGGTAGAAATGGTCCTGGTGGTGATGGGAATGGCGTTGCTGCTGATGGAGCAGCAAGCACCACAGG GGGTGGCGTTTCAGATGTATTGAATTCTCAGTATATGAAACTGATTAGTGGTGGTGAGAAGAGTAATAAGAGGAAGATGAAAGAAG AAGATCTTTTGGATAAAATATGGGGTTGGGAAGGGTTGGTACCACTTCACAGTGACATTAAGTGGTATGAAGACTGTAGCAGCCATCTGGAGGAGTATTACAAACGTAATGCTTATGACTTCATTGCTCATGCCTGCCAAAATCAACAAATCGCCAGCTCTGCTATTTGCAAATCT TGTCTCAAGATCGAGGAGGAACCGAGGAACTCCTTTCCATGTGGAAGACGAGTCCAGTGTGGTGTACCCTGGATGATGCCATTGCAGTCAGCACTGTCATAG